A stretch of DNA from Brevibacillus ruminantium:
TTTCATCGTCGCCATAGCTGTAAATTACCTCATCCGTAATTCCTACAGCATTAAGTTTCTTTCGGTTCTCCACGCTGTTCTCGACAAGGATGTATGGGCTATCGCCCCCGTTTATTTCGATCACTTCCAGACTGTTCAGTACATCAAGAACCGCTTGTTTATTCATCGTTTTTTCCTCCCCAGATTTCTTGGTAACATTCCCGGCAGCATTTCAATGTGTTGCCGTTTAGCTTATTCCGCATCTGTACGGCAGCGCTGTTTTTGCCGCACAGATCGCACAGTACCCTGCCGCATTTGCACGTTTTGGACATGTCTTCCCTCCCTTACCGTTGTGTTAATACCTCAAGTTCAGCTTCCAGATGCTTCACACAATCTTTCATCGAATGACTGATATAGCTTCCGTTTTTGTAGTATTTCAGATAGTTATCAACTACCTGATCGACTGTGTAAGTGTATTCTCGCTCAGCAACAAAACTCGCTACGTTTTGCCGAGCCTGTTCTTGCTCCATCCGAACCTTATCAACTTTTTGCTCCCTATAATCCTTTATCACGTTGCCTGCTTCATCAAAGTACCGCGTTTCCCACCAAGGATGGCAGTTCTCTGCATACCATCTGCCATCGAATACAACGTCCAGGTTGCAACTTCTGTTGCTTCCTACGATTGTTCCCATCTTCCCGGCTACTTCTATCCGCATCCCTTGATATGCGAATGGTATGTTTCGATACTCGCAATTCCGTTCAAATTGTTCCTTGTTACCAAAGAAGCTCTTTGCTGATGCAGGACCGACCTTGTGGCAGCTAACATGCTTCAAAAAATCCCGAAACTCAATATCCCAGAACTCACTCATGTACCGGAAATGCTCGTACTTTGCTTTGCCAGCTGTCTCAGCTACAACCGTCCGGCGTCCCCAGGTATCTTCCCCCTTGATTGCCAATTGCCACTCAAACATAGTCGCTGCTCCTTTCTTCCCTAACTATTTAGTAAAATCACGGGCTTGCTATCGCTGTTAGAACAACGCTGCTGCCATTGCAGGTTGGGCATAACCAGGATGCAATTCCTCTTTCGAGCTTGTAGCTATCTCCTTTGCAATCTGGGCATGTTTCCCGAATCGCAACCTTAAATTCATGCTTTCTTCCCTTGCGATCTCTAAAGAAAAGCTTCTTGCCCTTCAGAGCGTCCCTGATTCTTTCCTCTGTCACATGCATGTAGCCGAGTGGATTATCCCGTTCCCACAAATCAGTTCGCCCCTCGATATACCTGAACGCTTCGCACGTTCCTAAAGAGCAACCATTTACCTTGTCGTATTTCAAATCGTGGTCCTCTGATCGGCCGCATATGGAGTCGCAAAGTTCAGCCATAACCTCCCAGCCGCGCCCGCCAGTAAGCTTTTCCCTATCCACTTTAAAAACCCCACGGCATGATTTCGGCACTGTTTTGAAGGGGAACGCTTTTAAATTCCCCATGTTCGGTTTTGCAGTACATTCATACCATGTACCGTAACAAGTTCCATAGTCACCATACTCTGATTCTTCATGATAGTTTGCGCAGTTGGTGCATCCCATGTTTTCAACTCCTTTCTTCCCTACACATTGTGGTAAGTGCTCTTATTTCTTCGGAATGAAGTGCGCATCCATGACTACACGCACCTTCAGCTCGTCGCCCACTTTTTCCATGGAGATAATGTACCCCGTCTCCTCGTCGTAAGCACCCACCTCGTACCCGTCTTTTATCGCCTCGTGTATTTCAGGGCATTCAGATGTAAGGCGCTGCCAGTTTGTCATTAGAGTCTTGATTTCATCCATGCTCGTTCCTCCTCGTTTATCAAATTGAGCATTAAGTTAAACCGCCTGATCGTCAGGAAACTTACGCTTTTTGAAGTCAAACCCCATTCGTTCCAATTTACCTCGCACTCCAAGAGCGCTTTTCCCGAGCTTCTGAGCGATAGTTTCATATGAGTATCCCTGGCAAGCCATCTTTACAAGCTGTTTTATTTCTTCCGGAGTGTACTTGATATGGTTGTTCAGTCGTTCTGGCCTGAACTTAATGTTCAGATCGTACAAACGCCGCTTTATCGATGCCTCCGACCGGTTGAAGTGTGCTGCGAGCTTTGGATACGTCATTCCGGATAGCTTTACCATCTGTCGGAGTTGCTGATCCTCCGCTGCTGACCAGGCTACGGACTGCCACGTTTTCTGTGATCGTAGTTGATCAGCTGACCGCTTTACTTTCACCCATTCTGGTTCAGCCCCAAGCATACCCGGCTCCATTTTTGCGAAGTTTAGAAGCTCCTTGTGCTGTTCTGCCCACTTCCAGAAGTCATCGTAGGATATGACTTTTACCCTCATTTCCTGGACGAATAGCTTTTCTTTAACGGGCATTCCGTACTTGCGTATCCACACGTAGACCGTGTTGTAGGACTTGTCCAGCGCCTTCATAAGCTGGCTTATGGTTATTCCTTCATAGTGCAAGGTTGGGTCTCCTAGGCCAATTCGTTGGGCTTTCTGTTTGACTGCGCTTACGCTGCGACCGAGCTTCTTTACAATATGTCGGATGCTCACCGTCCCCCAGCTATCTTCAAGGTAAGCAATATCTTCTGACGTCCACGTTCTTCCGATCCCCACGCTTTTCTCCCCCTTGCTTAACATAATTTTTTCGTTTGTTAAGCAGATTGCTCTTTTGATGGATGGTTATTCTCATAGCATTCGGGGCAGACAATTATTCTGCTTTTCCCTTTCTGGTAGTAGCTATCAAACCGCTCCCCTTGGGCTATCGTTTCGCCACAATCTCGGCACGTTTTTACAGACAGGCACCTCCGGAGTTTCCAATCACTTGCCTGTTCCTCAGTGCTTTGCTGTTGTTCTGGCTCGTCGCTCGGTTCCACCTGCTCGACTAATTCCGTTGCCATGAACCTTGTTTGGAGTTTCTGCTGCTCATACTCATTCGCTTCCCGAACGGCCAGCGTTGTTTTGCAATCAAAGCAAGACACCGTTTTTCTATCTTCCTCAATGTAGTGATTAGCCTTGTGTCCGCACCGGCAGTAGTAACGGCATTTGAAGTATTCTTTCCCGTCCCGATACTTTGAGTATGGCCAACGACCTTCAACTGCCTCGTTAATGTCCTCTTTGCTGCTCTCCACAACTCCTTCTGCTGGTTGTTCTTTGGGTGCATCATCCGGAGCTGTAATGCCCAACGCTGCTGACAACTTCTCTGCCAACGGTTGCATAAGCGTCCGCTCGCTGTTGATTTTCTCGATTGTCTTAGAGATGGGTTTTTCAGCCGTCTGGATTCCCTTATGCTTGTCTTCAGACACGTTAGACACAATATTTGGTACTTCCAAAGGGCCGCTGCTGAAGAATCCGAAAATCTTGTTTATAGCAGACGTTGCATATTCGCTACTCGTGTTTTCCAGCATCAATGATGCGCTGGTGTCGCCCTTGGTGATAGACAGTTGTAAGTTCATATCCTCATCCCCCACTTAACATAATTGAGAATTTGTACCCACCTCACTCCCGCGCTACTATGTAGACAAGGAGTGATTCTTGTGCAGAAATCTTTTTATTTTCCTGTCCCTTGGGGAGACATAAGCTATTTGAGAGAAGCCTTGATCATAATGGAATTACCGTTCTGGATTGAGCAGCCTTCCGATCGCTTGGAGTTGGCCCCAGGCGAGGTAGCGATTGTGTTCAGTGACATGCATGTAAGAGATTACAATGCTGTACGAGAATTATTTGGAGGCCATGGAAAGCGGTATCCAGAGTAGGCTATTTTCGTCCGTTCCAGGTTGGCCGCCCGCCGCCGACCTTGTAGTTATTGATTGAAGGGTTGATGCCAGATTTTTTGATATGTTCGTTCACTTCCCTCCTGATCAGGAAGGCTTGTCTCCACGGATGGTCTGATCTTGGCTTTATCGCTGTCATACGAACCCACCTTTTAGGAGAGGAGCAGCTTTACGCCGCTCCCTGTTCTCCATCGCTATTGAGTTGTGACAGATGTTCGGTCACCAGCTTTTTGTATTCCCTCCACTCCGTCTGGAGCTTACCGGAAGATACCCCGAGGCCTTTCGCCAGCTCGATCCACGTCTCCCCGTCCTTTTTCCGCCGCAGCAGATCAGGGAAGTCAAAGGTAATGCCCTCGAACGCTGGAGCTTGTCCGCTCAGAATAAAGGCTTCCAGCTTTTCTTTATCGATTGCTGCGGCAGCAACATCTTGTGTTTCTCCACCATCGGTTCCTTCCTTCGGGTCTTCTTCGGGCTGTTCCGTAGGAGCTGCGGAAGCTTCCTGCTCATCAGAATCATCGCAGCCCTCTGCCTTATCGTCTTCTGCGGAATCTTGATTTTCGGCGTGTTCTTCGGTTGCATCGTCGTTTTGGTCAACAGGCTTGGATTCTTCTGTCTTTTTGAGCTCAGCCTTGCTTTTTCTCCATTCATCCCATTTCATTGCCAAAGGAGCGATTCGGGTGTAATAGCGATCTACAAGTTCAACGATCCTTCCGCTTGACAGACCCAACTCGGATGCAATCTTCATGTAGGTTTCTCCGTCAAGTTTTCGTTGAATGATGTTCCGGATGTCATAAGGCGTATCATAAAATTCGGGCGCGAACCCTTCTCGAATAAAGTCGTCAATCACGGAACGATCGGCCTCTACCTGCTCTTCTTTGGTCGGAATCTTCTCTTTCGGCAATCCAAGCTCCGCCTCAAGCTGCTCTCCTTCGGATTTCACTTCTTGAACGATTCCGGTGTCATCCACCTTGTATTCGATTACGGGTTTATTAGTTTTCGTGTTGATCGTCACGTTGTAATTTACGACGAGAGAGTCCAGCGATGCTTCGGCCCTTCGGTCGATCATACTGCTCAGTGGTTCGATTTTTCCTTGCAGATCACTGATGCTTGTCTCCAAAACGATTTCTACGATACCTTTTGGTTTCATGTTCACTTTCTTCACCAGTGGTTTGAATTCCATGTAGCTCATCTTTCACACTCTCCCTTGTTAAATTGCTTTTTTCTCGGCACGTTTTTTCTCTTTCCATTCATCCGTGGTGATCCAGCCGCCGTACTTCATAACCTTTTTCAGCAAGGTCAGCTTCATGTTTGGGTATTTGTACTGGAACATCTTTGCCTTGATCTTAAAGGCTTCCGTCTCTTCTCCCTTGATGTCGATAACTTCCAGCGTCCCGTTCAGATGGAGGACTTCAAAGTCGGCTTTATAGGTAATGGCTTGCAGTTTTTTGCCGTTTCGGACGCATTTTTCTTGGAGAACATACACAGGTTGCAGCCGCATGTCTTTGATTTCTCCAGCAGCCAGCATTTCTTTCAGGACAAGGTAGTATTCCGACTCGGCCTTGGAATCAAACGTGATTCCGTCAACAACCGTCTTTTTATTCTTGTACTTGGAACGCTTTGGCTGCTGATCGTCTGCGTTGACTTGACTCTTGAATCGATTCATAACCCTCTACTCCCTCCCGCTTTCCTTGGCTTTAGCTCGGTTTATGCGGAGCGTCCCGTCTGTCTTTCAAGTTCCAACCGTCCCAATAGATCATGCAATTCGGTGGTCGAAACTTCCGACAGCGGCCTCCCCCCGATCTGATGAACCTTGAAATCATGTTCCAACTTGTGGATGATTGCCTTTCTCAGAAGTACCAAGCGTTATTCCCCTCCTCGTTTCACCATGTAGACAAACTGATTGTCTTTCGATTGCGCCTTATAATCCACGTACCTGGTAGCGTACGCTACCCACCATTCCCGCATGGCTGCCGACCGTGTTTCCGGGTCTTCAATCATTAGGAGCCTTTCGGGAATTGGGACCTTGATCGGTATCTCACCGGAAAAATCGTTGCCTACCTGCGCCATGGCGGATCATCGTCCTCGTCGTCTTGCTCAAGGGTTTCCGCGAAACTGATCTGCTGCGGGCGGGCAAGGTCAACGAACTTGTTGTATTCCTTCAAGAACGCCAGCTCCACCGTTCCGGTCGGGCCATTACGCTGTTTGGCAATGATGATTTCGATGACATTTTTGTTCTCGGTTTCCTTGTCGTAATAGTCATCGCGATAGAGAAAGGCAACGATGTCCGCGTCCTGCTCGATGGAACCTGATTCACGGATATCGGACATCATCGGGCGTTTATCTTGTCGCTGCTCCACTGAACGGCTCAACTGGGATAAAGCGATCACCGGGACGTTCAGTTCCCTAGCGATTCCCTTCAACGTACGGGATATCTCGGACACTTCTTCCTGCCGGTTCCCCGCCTTGTTTCCGCTTCGGACTAATTGCAGGTAATCGATCAGGATGGCTCCGAGTCGGCCACCATGATCGTTCATCAGCCGCATGGCTTTCGCTTTGATCTCGCTGACGGTGATACCAGGCGTGTCATCGATGAAGATTGGTTTCTTTGACAAACTCGCCATCGCTTCGGTGAGTTTGATCCAATCGTCTGCTTCTAGTAGTCCGGTCCGAAGCCGATCAGCTTCAAGGTTTGCTTCCGCGCAGATCATTCGCTGCAAGAGTTGTTCTGCGCCCATCTCAAGTGAGAAGATGGCAATAGGGTCCATCGTCCTCTCTGCTGCCCTTTGGGACACATTTAGTGCAAAAGCAGTTTTTCCAACCGAGGGACGGGCGGCTATGATAATCAAATCAGACCTCTGAAATCCTCTCGTGAGGCGGTCCAAATCCTGATAACCACTTGGCAATCCTGTAACTTCTCCAGCCACACTATTGGCATTCTGTTCAATCGAATCGTAGACATTTAACAGAACATCCTTCGTTGACCGAAACCCCTTGCTATGAGAGGTAGCAGCTACTTCCTGAAGCGACTTCTCCATGAACTCGACGGCAAGCGTAAGGTCAACCTCTTCCTCAATCAAACGAGGCAACCGTAATGCCGATAGATAAAGCTTCCGAAGCTGAGCTTTCTCACGAACGATTCTGGCGTAATGTTCCACATTGGATGCCGTCGGTACGGACCCGGCTATCTGGGTCAGGTAGCCAACTCCGCCGATCTCATCAAGGAGTTTCCTGTCCTGCAATTCCGTCGTGACTGTGACCAGATCGATTGCTTTTCCGCTTTCGTTCAGGTCGGCCATCACTTGATACAAACGCTGATGTTGCGTCAGATACATGTCCTCCGGTGAGCACAGAGAGTACGCCAGAGGGAAATAGGTTTGATTCAAGAAGACAGCTCCGATGACGCTTTGTTCTGCTTCTGTGCTGTAAAAGCCGGGGGATAATACTTCTGGGGGAATTATCGTGTTATCCAAGCCCTTTCACCCTCCCAGCAAGCCAGTCATGGTGCCTATCGTTTATCAGCCCGCGCTCGCTTTCACCATTCAACGTAACCGTAATCGCATTTTCCAAGATGCGGTCGGCAATACGCGCTCCCTGATTTCCCATCCACTGTTCCAGCTCTCCTGTCGTGAAATTGCTCGAGTAGATAATGGGTCTCTTTTGGCTCCGAGCGTTGATCACATCGAGCAGTTTCTCAGCCCGGGAGTCATATGGGACCTCGCCACCCACGTCATCCAAGAGCAGTACATCGCATGTGTATAAAACTTTCAGGAGCCGACGTTCGTACTCGTAATCCTCCACTTTCGCCACCTCTCGGAACCGTTGGAACATGTGGTAGGTGGTCATGAATACTGCCGATATGTTCCGACTCATCAACGCTTTGTAGATGCCTGTGAGAAGGTGGGTTTTTCCCAACCCGTTCGGCCCGTTGAAATAAAGTCCAAGTCCAGGTTGTTCCTGCTGCCATTCGATGTATGTATCCGCAAAGTTGTTGGCGATCTTAATGGCATTACCGCAGCCGGCCCGTTCCCTGTAGTTCCCCAACGTCGCATTGGGAATCAACTTGTTTCTGCTGGTAAATTCCTGACATAAGGTCAGCCAGTCACGTTGCCGTTTTTCAGCCTCAAGTGCCTCTCTTGCCCTTGTTTCGCATGGGCAAGTGACCGCCCCCCACCGAACCTGGCCGAATATCTCCACTCGTGTTGGCTCTAACAGAGAACCGCAATGTGGGCACTGCCTTGATGCGGGTTTAGAAGCTTCGTCGTCTCTGGTGATACGCTGCACGCTCTGATTCAGTACCTGTTGGAGCGATTTCACGGCCAGCACCCCCCTGATTCCTGAGCTTTATCATTTTCTGCCGTGCCTCGTACTCTGTTGTCCGCCGGATAATCCCGTAGGTGTAGTCCTCCGGCTTGTCGTCGTGCTGCAGAATGTGAACGCTGAGAGCGTAGAGGATAATGGCTGCCCGGCCATCCGGGGTGTCAGCTAGTTTCTTGTTATGCCAATAGGTCAACAGCTTGTCCCATATCTTCTTGGCTTTGCTGGTTGCGATCCGCCCAGTCGCCCTTTTCAGGCGAATGGTGTTGAAATATTCCAGGAAGAGTTTTCTCGGCAAAGTCGATATGGGGTTGACGAGCATTTGCGAGTCAACAAAAGCTTCCACATGTTCAAAACTCGACAACTGCTCGCATAAGTCTTTTAATTCTTTTTGTTGTTTATCTGTAGTTAATACTGCTGTTAAGGAGTCGCCCTCAAATTCGCCCTTGTATTCGTCCTTCAATTCGCCCTCACCCTCTTTCGATGGGCTTTCAACCGTTGATATTATTGGGTTTTCAGGAGGGGCCAATTCGCCCTTCAATTCGCCCTCGTATTCGCCCTTTAATTCGCCCTTGTGAAAATCGTTGAAAACCATTTTCTGGTTTTTATAGGTCGACAAATCTTGGAGATTTTCATAGTCGACAATCGTTACGATGATGCCTTTTTTTCGATCCTTGAAGGACTCGACCGTAATGAGTCCATGCTGCTTTAAATATTCCAAGGAACCTCTGATTTGCTTTTCCGTCCAGCCCGTGTCTTTTGCCAGCTGGAGAACAGAGGTGATAAGCTGCCCCCGTTTACATCCAGCTGTATCTCTGAAATTCGCCTGCTCAACCAAGTCGAAAAACAGAAGCTTGTCCCTCTTGGATCTCCAGGATGAACGGGGAAGGACAAAAAACCCCGTTGTCCCGTATTCTGATATGCCCATCCCCAGTCCCCCTCTTTTTAAGCCACTCTACGGTCGCGTACTACTTCAAGGAAGGTAAAAGGGGCTTCCCATGGTGGTGGCGCATTCTTCCGCTTACTCATGCATGTAAGGACTACCCATAGTTCTCCGTTGCGCCAGAAGGTCTTGGACACCTTCCAGCGCATGGATCACAATTCATATACCTGTCCTTTCAACCCGGTCACCCCCATGGCTTACCCCCCGGAAAAAAGATCAGCTTCTTGCTCTTCCGTCGCTTCCTCTTGTTCTTGCTGCTCCCGAGCTTCTGGAGAATCTTCAACAGCGTATGCGTCTGCATCAATCCATGGAACGGTTGACATATCTTCCGAAATGTCATGCTTCACAGTGCCTTCCTGCTCGACAACGCGGGCATCGTCCACACTGATCGGTAGGTACTTCCAAGCCCGACGAATAACCGTTTTCTTTGCCATTTCTTCGTAATGATCTTTCCAGGGGCCGGTAGGCTGCCCTTTCTTCTTGTCATATGACTTTGAAGACATCATGACCGCATCTATTTCTGCTTTTGTCATAACTTCGATGTAATGACCGCCACCAACAAAGTGTGCCACCATGTAAACCAGTTTCATCTTCCCTCGTTCGCCCTGGATGCATGGCTTATGAATCAGCCTTTCTTCAAGGCCGTATTCAAACTGAAACTCGTCGTTTTCATAGACAATCCTTGCCGCAATGGACTGTATGTTTCCGCTTCGCCTGGCAAGCTCAATCATTCCCTTGTAGGAAATAATGAATGTTGCCTCAAATGACTTAAGTTTCTCTGACCAAAATGGAACCAGATAGCAATGTCCTAATACCCCTGGTTCCAATCCAAGCTGTGCAGATTGCATGAGAGATGACAATAACGAAGGTGTCGAGCAAGTCATCAGTTTGGGATTGGTTCGGATGCAAAATGTAGCAATTCGTAAAAACTTGTTTACATCCATGTTGTTTCCAGCTGCTTGCGCGAACTGGTTTTTTC
This window harbors:
- a CDS encoding helix-turn-helix domain-containing protein, coding for MSYMEFKPLVKKVNMKPKGIVEIVLETSISDLQGKIEPLSSMIDRRAEASLDSLVVNYNVTINTKTNKPVIEYKVDDTGIVQEVKSEGEQLEAELGLPKEKIPTKEEQVEADRSVIDDFIREGFAPEFYDTPYDIRNIIQRKLDGETYMKIASELGLSSGRIVELVDRYYTRIAPLAMKWDEWRKSKAELKKTEESKPVDQNDDATEEHAENQDSAEDDKAEGCDDSDEQEASAAPTEQPEEDPKEGTDGGETQDVAAAAIDKEKLEAFILSGQAPAFEGITFDFPDLLRRKKDGETWIELAKGLGVSSGKLQTEWREYKKLVTEHLSQLNSDGEQGAA
- the recT gene encoding recombination protein RecT, which codes for MAGKLAQRAGTSAPEKKEMTIFDLIESRKNQFAQAAGNNMDVNKFLRIATFCIRTNPKLMTCSTPSLLSSLMQSAQLGLEPGVLGHCYLVPFWSEKLKSFEATFIISYKGMIELARRSGNIQSIAARIVYENDEFQFEYGLEERLIHKPCIQGERGKMKLVYMVAHFVGGGHYIEVMTKAEIDAVMMSSKSYDKKKGQPTGPWKDHYEEMAKKTVIRRAWKYLPISVDDARVVEQEGTVKHDISEDMSTVPWIDADAYAVEDSPEAREQQEQEEATEEQEADLFSGG
- a CDS encoding ATP-binding protein; amino-acid sequence: MIPNATLGNYRERAGCGNAIKIANNFADTYIEWQQEQPGLGLYFNGPNGLGKTHLLTGIYKALMSRNISAVFMTTYHMFQRFREVAKVEDYEYERRLLKVLYTCDVLLLDDVGGEVPYDSRAEKLLDVINARSQKRPIIYSSNFTTGELEQWMGNQGARIADRILENAITVTLNGESERGLINDRHHDWLAGRVKGLG
- the dnaB gene encoding replicative DNA helicase; this encodes MDNTIIPPEVLSPGFYSTEAEQSVIGAVFLNQTYFPLAYSLCSPEDMYLTQHQRLYQVMADLNESGKAIDLVTVTTELQDRKLLDEIGGVGYLTQIAGSVPTASNVEHYARIVREKAQLRKLYLSALRLPRLIEEEVDLTLAVEFMEKSLQEVAATSHSKGFRSTKDVLLNVYDSIEQNANSVAGEVTGLPSGYQDLDRLTRGFQRSDLIIIAARPSVGKTAFALNVSQRAAERTMDPIAIFSLEMGAEQLLQRMICAEANLEADRLRTGLLEADDWIKLTEAMASLSKKPIFIDDTPGITVSEIKAKAMRLMNDHGGRLGAILIDYLQLVRSGNKAGNRQEEVSEISRTLKGIARELNVPVIALSQLSRSVEQRQDKRPMMSDIRESGSIEQDADIVAFLYRDDYYDKETENKNVIEIIIAKQRNGPTGTVELAFLKEYNKFVDLARPQQISFAETLEQDDEDDDPPWRR
- a CDS encoding DUF1064 domain-containing protein, producing the protein MNRFKSQVNADDQQPKRSKYKNKKTVVDGITFDSKAESEYYLVLKEMLAAGEIKDMRLQPVYVLQEKCVRNGKKLQAITYKADFEVLHLNGTLEVIDIKGEETEAFKIKAKMFQYKYPNMKLTLLKKVMKYGGWITTDEWKEKKRAEKKAI